The genome window agagtgaattggAGGGAAAAATGCTTACCCTTTTCTGAGATGTTTTGACCCAATACTTGTTAGGCTTCGTAAACCTCAAAGTACCAGCCTTCATCGCAACTATTGAATCAAAATCCTGAAATTTTCAATCTTTTATTCAGAAATGAAtgcaaagagagggagagagggagagagggagagaggaagagggggagagggggagagggggagagggggaggaggagagagaaagggaccTGGCGGAGACCGCCGCCGAGCTTGATGGTTTGGTTAGTCATGTCGGAGAGGTCGAGAACCACATCGCCGGGAATCTAAGCACCACGAAATTCGAAATTACAGAAACAAACCGGAGATATTGCAGGTACGGGTTTGAATCGAACCGGAGGGGAATAGGAAATAGGAGCTCTTACCACTAGCTTGTCGATGAAGCTCGCCGGCGAACCGGACGATTTTTCTTCtattgaatttccgaatttttgacgAGTAATCGGCGATAAGAAGAAGCTCCTTCAGTAGGCTCGAGTAAAAGGAAGACGACAACGTAAGCGGCAGAGAAGCCCCAATAAGGGTATTTAAGACCCGCCATTTTATATGTTCTAACAAAAAACGACGCCGTATTGGCGCGCATAATTTGCTTATCTGTTCCTTGGAGATAATCCCGCGGCTTTTTACGACGGCGCAGGGAGACGGCTGCTTCTTCAGCTCCGACGAGTTCAGATTTCAACTCGCGTTACCATTACGACGTTGTAGAGATGGCGTTTGTAGTGCCACAAGGCTGGTATTCAATTCATTACCCGGCAATACAATCGGAGGCGGCGTCGCACTACAAATTCCGACGTCCAAGTACGCCGTGCTTTCTATCTTTTACTTCAAAGTTTCATAATTTCTGCTCCGGAATCCAATTCCTGAAAGCCCCATCTCGGAAACTGATTCTGGGACGTGGGTTTTCGCGGGAGAGTTCGCTGCTCGAAGTGTCGTCGGCCGGCCAGCTCATTAAGGACTACGTGGAGGACGGGAACTTCGAAGATGCAATCACCATTTACGTCAAAGTTCTTGAATTTGGTCTGCCGGTTTCGGAATTTCGATTCTTTCCCTGTTTGATTAAGGCGTTCGGGGGGCTTTGTGATGCCGGAAAAGCTCGCGAGATTCATGGGCACGTTTTGAAATTAGGAGTTTTGGATGATGTTTACGATGTCAATTCGCTTTTGGGTGTTTACTGGAAGTGCTGGGCTGTTGAGGATGCAATCCAGCTGTTTGAGAAAATGCGTGAGAGAGATTTGGTTTCTTGGAATACTATGATATCTGGACTTTGCCATTGGGGAGATTATATGGGTTCGTTGAGGATGTTAAGTCGGATGGTTAATGATTACTGGGTGTTGCCGAACCGGGTGGCTTGCCTTTCGGCTCTCTCATCGTGCTCTTCAGTTCAGTGTTCAGTTCATGGAAGGGAAATTCATGGGTTTGTTGTGAAAAGGGAGATAGCTACAGATCAGTTCTTGGTTAGTGGATTAATCGATATGTACATGAAATGTGGGGATGTAAAGAATGCGGAATATGTTTTTGGGAGCATTGTTTATGAAAAATCGATCAGAGGGAATCCGGTGATATGGAATGTGATGATCTCGGGCTATGTTGCGAACGGGCGTTTGCCACAAGCAGTGGAGTTGTTCCTAGAGATGTTAGAAATTGGTTTATCACCAGATACTTCCACAATGGTCGCTGTTATAGGTTTGTGCTCTCAGCTGTTGGATTTAGCATTGGGAAGGCAAATCCATAAGTTCTGTTTTAGCATTCAATTGAACCATGATGCAAGAGTTGAAACGGCTCTTATGGACATGTATTTTAAATGCGGTGATAGCAAAGCTGGTCTTGAAATCTTTCAAAGATCTCAAAATCGTAACATTGTCATGTGGGGAGCTGTCATATCAAATTTCGCTCAAAGCGGTCGTCCTCATGAGGCATTGAATCTGTTCCATAACCATGCATTAGAATATGGCTTTGTGGATTCTGCCATCGTATTGGCTGTTCTGCGAGCCTGTTCTTCCTTGGCTGTTAGGCCTAGAGGCATGGAAATCCAGGGGCTAGTAGTCAAAATGGGATTTGATTCAGATGTTTTTGTCGGAGGTGCCTTAGTCGATATGTATGCGAAATGCAGAGACATGGAGTCAGCTCAAATTGTCTTTTATAGACTACCTGCTAGAGATTTGGTATCTTGGAATGCTTTGATATCTGGATATACTCAGAATGAGTTTCCAGATGAAGCTTTAAAGGCATTCCTCGACATGCAGTCCGATGGAGTCAAACCCAATGCCGTGACAGTTGCGAGTATGCTGTCAGTTTGTGCTCAGTTGTCAGTCATGAAGTCGTGCAAGGAGGTTCACAGTTACCTTTTACGACAAGAATTTGAGTCCAATGTTCTTGTGAGCAATTCCCTTATAACTACCTATGCAAAATGTGGAGACATGAAGAGCTCATGGGCTATATTTGAGAGCATGCCTGAAAGAACTGAAGTATCATGGAATTCATTTCTTTTGGGGTTAGGAATGCACGGTCATGCGGATGAAACATTCGGTTTATTTGAGAAAATGGAAGCAGCAGGAATGAAGCCTGACCATGCGACTTTTACAGCTCTACTGTCTGCTTGCAGCCATGCAGGGAGGGTTGAAGAGggattgaaatattttaaacgTATGGTCGAGGATTTCAAAATTGAACCTCGACTTGAACAGTACACCTGCATGGTTGATCTTTTAGGCCGAGCTGGCCATCTAAAACATGCATACGATATTATTTTGGCAATGCCTTGTACCCCAGATGATCGTGTATGGGGATCATTGCTCGGATCATGCAAAATTCACGGTGATGAAAGACTTGCAGAAGTTGTGTCTGATCATATCTTTGAACTCGATCCCACTAGTATTGGTTACCGTACACTTCTTGCAAACTTGTATGAAGAGTATGGGAAATGGAATGATGTTACTAGGATTAGATCGGATATCAAAGACAGGGGGCTCAAGAAGACACCTGGCTGCAGTTGGATTGAAGTCGATAGTAATGTTCATGTATTTATGGCGGGTGATCAGTCTCATAAGCAGTTGGAGGAGATATATGCTACAGTTGAATGTTTAACAAATGAAATAAGGAAGGCAGGATATATTCCTCAATCACCTACAGTAAGTGTTCGGCATGGTGAGGTTAATCATGAAAATCTTTCATCATTTAAAGACGATGATTTGCTGTTTCCGGTTGCAAGTAGAAACCATAGCCGAACAGGTTCAGCGGAATTGATGATTGGATGACTCTCAGTCAATTGCTAGGCCATGTTGCTATTAATAGAGAGGAAACCCTTTCACCGTTTCGAGTGATTGAGGAGGATTGAGATATTCCCATTCGGTGAGGCCTATCCATCTATCTTTGCAAGCGATTGGCCTTTGCATATGGAAGCATTTCGAGAGTAAGTTTAACATGAATTTCTGATTAATTTGATGCgatttgatattatattcaaactTTAATTTCAGTTCGGTTTAAGAATTAAAGGTACTACTTTTAGACAGAAAAGTTATGGTCCCTTTTTCCTACATTTATATGATTGGTGTTTTGGATGCAGTGTTTTGCAGTTGGCCAGTTGCAACAAGTGGCTCAGTCTCTGCGGGATTCTGGAATACAAATGATTAAACTGACGGATGAACGTAAAGTTTTACAGTCCCGTGATCATCCCATTGAAAGCAGATGAAACTGAATCATCTGCTGAGAAAACAAGGTAAAAGTTCCTTTTACTTTTGTGAATTGGGGTGCAGGATGTGGGAGGGGGGAAAGTTGAAGGAGATCTCTCagttaaaaacttgaaaattaagcTGCATCTTAGGTAAATGCATTCGAGTTTGAAAACCGCAAATAAGTCTAGTTTGCTTCAACTGCAGGACAGTGTTGAGTGCTCATTGTTGCTTCACGATGGATGTTGCACAACCTCTACGACAGTTGTCATAGCTTTCTCGATGGGAATGGCTACTGATGCTACATCGCAACCAGCGTGTTGAAGACGTGTTTCTAAAGATGTAGTGCACCGATGGTTAAGGAAGAACCTTGAGTCTTTGGAATATCGTCGGGAGCTGCCTGGAGTTTCAAGACATGAAAATGTCTGAGTCAGGTGTTTATGAGACCAATTTTCTGAAATTCGTAAGAACCCGTCTGTCGGAAAATGTACAAATGACCTGCTCAACACTGTACATAAAACATGAAGATTGCAGATCCCGGTTATGTGAAATGCATTTCTAATTTGTATAGCAGTTTCATTTGCCACTTTTTCTATTGCCATCCAATTTGTAAACCAGGTTGAAAGAAAGCAAGTTCTTGGTCATAAAATcataaggtcgtacccagtgcacaaggctcccgctttacgcagggtctgggagaggtgaatgtcggctagccttacccccatttatggagaggctgctcccaagtctcgaacccgagacctaccgctcatgggcgaaggcacttgccatcgtaccaagtgcgacctctttggTCATAAAATCATAAACCGGAGAAAATCTTAGGTATAATCGGTTGTATACaagtcacaaaatcaaaatgaGCAAAATTACTACATCTGTTGTATACGATCGGTGATAGGGAAGGTTTTTTCGATAAGTCGACGGTACCCTCTAAAGATCATAACGAGGAAATTTCCAATAGGACCAGTACAGAGAGGATTGCCTGGAGAAAAAAGGAAGAACAACATCCACACAGCTGGGGTGTTGGGGAGGGACACATTGACCCACCGACAttaaatttcaaatcttttcTAACCTAAATACTTAGGTTGGATGTAACACAACACAacaatttttatgtcaaatcCTTTCAAGTTTGGTGTGTATACCATCAAAATGATGTCAAGGCACATCAGTATGAGTTGGAGTTTTCATAGGGCTTTTAGGttcacacatatattataaagaGAAAACTTTGGTACGATTGTCTGACTAGGTGACTGGTTTGACactcatggtctaaaatatccatagtatctcgatatttccatcgaaatttccgtgtttttggactaccgatatttccgatatcatcgatattttagaccttgctaagtcactcatgtatcttatcatgcaatgtataaagtgtaaaatattgtactaattcattatatataaatgattatggtgtgtttaaacttctttcattaattactacatattttctacactcacaatgtttgctagctcgctatataatcaacttaaatcagttatatctatcatgcaatgcatttccttccaattttttgtgataaactaatagataattgactaaataaacatcctgtaaagtttcaataaaaatttccaagtttttcttacaatttccgtggtttttattcaatttttatcgatatcgataatatcccgatatttccatcgaaatttccgtgtttttggactaccgatatttccgatatcatcgatatttaataccttgattGAGAGAAggaccgatgaattccttgctaatttattgggtgctaagtattattggatcgagaacatgatttgtgttagttttacatatataaaatagatgggtaaacggttaccccgtttataaccgtggttaatacccataaccgacCATTTAAATTTagtgggtaaacggttatacccataatcgtttatttatctaaacggttacccataaccgtaaccgtttaatttgaatgggtgggtaaccgcggttacccctaaccaatgggtatttgctcATCCCTAATTCTAACAGTGCAGCCAAAGTTCGGAGAAGAAAGTAGTCATTTAGATTGCAAGGCTGATTGTGTCTGTGTCAGCTTTGTTATTagagaactttaatgaaaagttcccggtactgttcattttaacgaaaaatcgcatttttacactaaaaagtcaataatagtactattcactttaccatttattttgtccttatcgttaaaactcaaagttttcaaacaattttcattagttttcctttgttaTTAGGCGTAGCCATTCAATCCATTGGCTCATCATCTTACACCATTATCATCATTACCAATCTTAGTTCTATAATATGGTGATATCAAATTAAACTAATTTTAATAGATACATGTTAACAACTCAATGAGTTGATTTACCATCTCGACTTGTTATATATCTAGTCAGGCGGATATTGTATTTATTTCCTCTTTTCTTCCCGGAATTGAATCCTCTCCTAAGCACAAGCTCAGGATCCTGCTGACCAGTCCACGtgagccgttggattttgatccaactgCTACAAACAAAGGgtccctttaaaagttataataattgtagccgtttgatcaaaatccaacggctcaCGTGggctggtcaggaggatcctaagcttgtgctcaggagaggatccaattcctttCTTCCCCTCAGCATGAACAGAGACAAAGAGTGCTAAAACCCTAGCACGACGGATACTCGTATAATAACTAGTTAGCGGTCAAACAATCAACAAAGAAAGATAGTAATTAGATGACGAGAGAAATGACACCCTCTTGTTTCCATTAAGACACCTCTGTTTAATTAcgtttcttaattttcttttaatttattcaattcaaagaCAACTAAACATGGGTGGGGAACGGAAAAAAGAGATACGCAGAAATCACTTCTTCAGTATCTTCATCTGTAAGA of Malus sylvestris chromosome 6, drMalSylv7.2, whole genome shotgun sequence contains these proteins:
- the LOC126626195 gene encoding putative pentatricopeptide repeat-containing protein At3g01580 isoform X3 translates to MAFVVPQGWYSIHYPAIQSEAASHYKFRRPSTPCFLSFTSKFHNFCSGIQFLKAPSRKLILGRGFSRESSLLEVSSAGQLIKDYVEDGNFEDAITIYVKVLEFGLPVSEFRFFPCLIKAFGGLCDAGKAREIHGHVLKLGVLDDVYDVNSLLGVYWKCWAVEDAIQLFEKMRERDLVSWNTMISGLCHWGDYMGSLRMLSRMVNDYWVLPNRVACLSALSSCSSVQCSVHGREIHGFVVKREIATDQFLVSGLIDMYMKCGDVKNAEYVFGSIVYEKSIRGNPVIWNVMISGYVANGRLPQAVELFLEMLEIGLSPDTSTMVAVIGLCSQLLDLALGRQIHKFCFSIQLNHDARVETALMDMYFKCGDSKAGLEIFQRSQNRNIVMWGAVISNFAQSGRPHEALNLFHNHALEYGFVDSAIVLAVLRACSSLAVRPRGMEIQGLVVKMGFDSDVFVGGALVDMYAKCRDMESAQIVFYRLPARDLVSWNALISGYTQNEFPDEALKAFLDMQSDGVKPNAVTVASMLSVCAQLSVMKSCKEVHSYLLRQEFESNVLVSNSLITTYAKCGDMKSSWAIFESMPERTEVSWNSFLLGLGMHGHADETFGLFEKMEAAGMKPDHATFTALLSACSHAGRVEEGLKYFKRMVEDFKIEPRLEQYTCMVDLLGRAGHLKHAYDIILAMPCTPDDRVWGSLLGSCKIHGDERLAEVVSDHIFELDPTSIGYRTLLANLYEEYGKWNDVTRIRSDIKDRGLKKTPGCSWIEVDSNVHVFMAGDQSHKQLEEIYATVECLTNEIRKAGYIPQSPTVSVRHDEVNHENLSSFKDDDLLFPVASRNHSRTGSAELMIG
- the LOC126626195 gene encoding putative pentatricopeptide repeat-containing protein At3g01580 isoform X1; translated protein: MAFVVPQGWYSIHYPAIQSEAASHYKFRRPSTPCFLSFTSKFHNFCSGIQFLKAPSRKLILGRGFSRESSLLEVSSAGQLIKDYVEDGNFEDAITIYVKVLEFGLPVSEFRFFPCLIKAFGGLCDAGKAREIHGHVLKLGVLDDVYDVNSLLGVYWKCWAVEDAIQLFEKMRERDLVSWNTMISGLCHWGDYMGSLRMLSRMVNDYWVLPNRVACLSALSSCSSVQCSVHGREIHGFVVKREIATDQFLVSGLIDMYMKCGDVKNAEYVFGSIVYEKSIRGNPVIWNVMISGYVANGRLPQAVELFLEMLEIGLSPDTSTMVAVIGLCSQLLDLALGRQIHKFCFSIQLNHDARVETALMDMYFKCGDSKAGLEIFQRSQNRNIVMWGAVISNFAQSGRPHEALNLFHNHALEYGFVDSAIVLAVLRACSSLAVRPRGMEIQGLVVKMGFDSDVFVGGALVDMYAKCRDMESAQIVFYRLPARDLVSWNALISGYTQNEFPDEALKAFLDMQSDGVKPNAVTVASMLSVCAQLSVMKSCKEVHSYLLRQEFESNVLVSNSLITTYAKCGDMKSSWAIFESMPERTEVSWNSFLLGLGMHGHADETFGLFEKMEAAGMKPDHATFTALLSACSHAGRVEEGLKYFKRMVEDFKIEPRLEQYTCMVDLLGRAGHLKHAYDIILAMPCTPDDRVWGSLLGSCKIHGDERLAEVVSDHIFELDPTSIGYRTLLANLYEEYGKWNDVTRIRSDIKDRGLKKTPGCSWIEVDSNVHVFMAGDQSHKQLEEIYATVECLTNEIRKAGYIPQSPTVSVRHGEVNHENLSSFKDDDLLFPVASRNHSRTGSAELMIG